Below is a window of Tautonia marina DNA.
GCCGGCTCTCCCTCGATCGAAGCCAGGCCGCCCAACTTGGACGCACAAGCTGGCTGAGCCGCCGTCCTGACCGCCCCGACGCTGATGACGCGGTCCTCCGACCACCTCCGAAAGCATAGGAATCGTTGCGGAACCTCTTGAAGCGTAGTAGCCTGAGAACGCCGACTCCGAGCAGGATCGGGCCCCGTCGCCCTGTCTTCAACGTTCAACCACACTTGAGTCGGCCGGATCGCGGGATGTGCCAACCCGCTCCGAGAGCGAGAAGTCAAATCATGTCGAAGCGAGCTGTCCACTGGTATGAGGGGATGTTCCTCAAGCCCCACCACTTCCAGGCCGCCGATCGCTTCCAGCGAGATCGGCTCCGGGAGTCGGAGGACTGGCTTCACCCGCACAACTGGGGCCTTCGCGCAGTCGAAATCGACCCTGACGCGATCGCGAATTTCACCTTCATCCTCCGATCCTGCCAGGCTCGGTTCAAGGACGGGACAACCTTGAATGTTCCGGGGGAAGCCACCGTCGATCCGCTCGACCTTCGGCCCGTCCTCTCCACCCATCCCGAGGCGACAATTTCTCTGGCGGTCCCTACCTGGCAACCCGGTCGTGCAAATGTCGCTCTTTCGGCCTCGACCGATGGTCCCCGTTATCTCATTGATACCGTCGAGCAGCCAGACGAGAACACCGGCGGAGACGAGGAGGGGATTGAGTTCCGCAGGGTCCAGGCTCGCCTGCTGGCATCACATGTTGACGCAACCGGCTATGAAACCCTGCCGCTGGCTCGGGTTGCCCGATCGGCTTCGGCCGATGCCCCACCTCAGATCGTCCGATCGTACACCCCTCCCATTCTCGGAATCGACGGTTGGGCCCCCCTTCATGACGAGGTTCAATCGGTCTTCCAGATGTTGCGGGCCTGGATTGACCAGGAGGCTGGCTATCTTGTCGGGCGGAAAATCTCCTTTGAAAGCCAGGTCATCGGCGAATCGGATCGGATTCTCAAGCTGACCACCGTCAACGGCGCGTTCTCGGCATTGCAGTCGGTCCTGTTCACCAGAGGTCTGCATCCGATCCACGTCTACAGCGAACTCTGTCGGCTCCTCGGCCAGCTCTCGATCTTTGACGACGCGAGACGTCCAATCGACGTACCCACGTACGACCATGATGAAATTGGTCCAATCTATGCGCGAGTGATCGCCGAAATTCGCCGTCTGATCGGTGGTGGCCGAGGGCCAGAATGGACCAAGCGTTACTTCCAGCTCGAAGGCAGACGGTTTCAGGTGCATCTTGACACCGACTGGTTGCGAGAAACGACCAAACTTTACATCGGAGTCGAGACCGTTGAACTGAACGACGCCGAATGCGACGAGCTGATGCGAGGAACCAACTGGAAGCTCGGGGCAGGGGAGCAGGTCGGCGAGATTTTCCGCCAGGGGCAATCCGGTCTTGGCCTCCAGCCACTGAACCGGATCCCACCGGCATTGCCTCGCAATGTCGTTTACTTTGAAGTCCAGAAAAAGGAACCCTACTGGCGCGATGTCTTGCGAACCCGAACACTCGGGCTTCGCTTCAACCTTGAAGGTGGTTCATTCCTGGGCGATACCGAAGCCAAACAACTGGTCGCCCTCCCCCGCCCTCGGGTCGGATCGCTCGTGGAGTTGCAGTTCGCTGTCTATGTCATTCCCCACGCCTAGTTGATTTGCCGAGATCGTCCTCACGGAGACCATCGCCGCGATGACCGATGCGTTCGCTGATCTGATCCACCCATACTTCGAGCACGTTATCGCCCTCCAGGACCGTCTGGCTTGGGGAGAGTCTCCTTCGATCGACGTGGTGAAGACCGAATTGCTCGGCTATCTCGACAAGATCGAGAATCGAGCAGCCACTAGCCCTCAGCTCTCTCAGGACTTCGCCATGGTCAAGTACGGACTCGTGGCCTGGACCGACGAGGTCTTGACCGACTCTGAGTGGGGCCAATCGGTCGACTGGGGTGCCCAGGAGCAGATTCTTGAGTGGGACCTTTACCGGAGTAACCTTCGAGCAGAAAAATTCTACGACATGGCCGCGCAAGCCGAACGCCGAGGGACTCCCGACACGATTGAGGTCTACTTGCTCTGCGTCGCCCTCGGTTTTCGAGGCCGGATGGCCTTGCTTGACGAGGATCAGTTGCTTCACTGGGTCAGCCAACTCTATGAACGGGTTCTCCAGGCCAGTCCCGTCTCGTCGAAACCGGTCTTCCCAGAGATGCCTCCAGATGCCAATCCTCGATCCATCGGAACGCTTCGCGGTGCCGGATTGCTGGTAACGATCAGTTCCCTCGTCGCCATCTCAGCCCTGATCACCCTGGCCTTTTACATTCTGTCAGTGCATCTCGACTACGCTCGATGACGAAACGTCCGAGTTCTGCAATTGGGCAACCGAGGCGTAATCATGTTGTCTTCGTTGTTGTGGAATAAAGTTGCAATCCTCATGTACGGGGTCGTGGCCTTCGCCAGTGCAGGGGCGGCGATGCTGTGGTCGAAGCACCCGGTTCGATGGATTCTGGTTCTTGCCATCATCTTGCTCGCCATCGGGGCGTTCGGTCCCTGGCAGGTTCCGGAA
It encodes the following:
- the tssK gene encoding type VI secretion system baseplate subunit TssK, producing the protein MSKRAVHWYEGMFLKPHHFQAADRFQRDRLRESEDWLHPHNWGLRAVEIDPDAIANFTFILRSCQARFKDGTTLNVPGEATVDPLDLRPVLSTHPEATISLAVPTWQPGRANVALSASTDGPRYLIDTVEQPDENTGGDEEGIEFRRVQARLLASHVDATGYETLPLARVARSASADAPPQIVRSYTPPILGIDGWAPLHDEVQSVFQMLRAWIDQEAGYLVGRKISFESQVIGESDRILKLTTVNGAFSALQSVLFTRGLHPIHVYSELCRLLGQLSIFDDARRPIDVPTYDHDEIGPIYARVIAEIRRLIGGGRGPEWTKRYFQLEGRRFQVHLDTDWLRETTKLYIGVETVELNDAECDELMRGTNWKLGAGEQVGEIFRQGQSGLGLQPLNRIPPALPRNVVYFEVQKKEPYWRDVLRTRTLGLRFNLEGGSFLGDTEAKQLVALPRPRVGSLVELQFAVYVIPHA
- a CDS encoding DotU family type IV/VI secretion system protein is translated as MTDAFADLIHPYFEHVIALQDRLAWGESPSIDVVKTELLGYLDKIENRAATSPQLSQDFAMVKYGLVAWTDEVLTDSEWGQSVDWGAQEQILEWDLYRSNLRAEKFYDMAAQAERRGTPDTIEVYLLCVALGFRGRMALLDEDQLLHWVSQLYERVLQASPVSSKPVFPEMPPDANPRSIGTLRGAGLLVTISSLVAISALITLAFYILSVHLDYAR